AGGGGGAGTCCGACGCCGCCGGGATGAAAGGGTCGAATAGGCTCTACCATTCGAAACGCCGCGAAGCGACACTTCCCTCCTTACAACCCGTAACAAAAGCCTTTATAAAATGCCTCCAATCCCTGCATATGTCGCTCGCGCGGAGAAGCCCACCTCGCCTCGCTCGAGCGCGTTAGTGGGGTTGGTTGTCGGAGGAAGACGGAGGCGCTCGGTGGCACTCCTAGAGGTTAAGAATCTCAAGGTGCATTTCACAACACCCGACGGCGATGTTCGCGCCGTCGATGGAGTGAACTTCGACCTCAACGAGGGCGAGTCCCTGGGTCTCGCGGGCGAGAGCGGATGCGGGAAGACCACGGCCGCTCTCTCGATCATGCGGCTCCTTCCCAAGAACGGCAGGATCGTGAGCGGCTCGATTAACTACCAGGGCTACGACCTCACCACGCTGTCCCAGCCGCAGCTCCGCAGCGTGCGCTGGCACCATATCTCGATCATCTTCCAAGGGGCCATGAACGCGCTGAACCCCGTCCAGCGCGTCGGGAAGCAGATCGCGGAGCCCATCAAGCTCCACGAGCACGTGGATGACGAAGTCGCGGACAAGCGGGTCGGCGAGTTGCTCGAGCTCGTGGGAATCCACAAGGACCGCGCGACCGAGTATCCCCACGAGTTCTCCGGCGGCATGCGCCAGCGCGTGATGATCGCGATGGCCCTCGCGTGCAATCCCAAGATCGTGATCGCGGATGAACCGGTGACCGCGCTGGACGTGATGATCCAGGCCCAGATCCTCGAGCTCCTGGAACGCTTGAAGCGAGAGTTGGGCCTCTCCATGATCCTCATCTCCCACGACCTGTCCGTGATGGCGGAGACGTGCGACAAGATGGCGATCATGTACGCCGGGAAGATCGTGGAGACGGGCGGGGTCCGGGACGTCTTCAAAGACTCTCGGCACCCGTACACGAAGGATCTAATCGCCGCCTTCCCGGACATCAAGGGTTCCCGGGTGCTGCCGGCCTACATCCCCGGCGACATCCCGAGCCTCATCCACCCGCCCACGGGCTGCCACTTCCATCCGCGCTGCAAGTTCGCCTGGGAGTTGTGCGCGGAGAAGGAGCCGGAGCTGCTCCCGGTCAGCGACGGGCACTGCGCGGCGTGCCACCTGAACACGAAGGAGCGACCCGCATGACGGATCGGGAGCCCTACCTGGCCCTTCGGGAGTTCAAGGTCTGGTTCTCCCGCCGGCGGAGCTTCCTCGAAGCCCTGCGGCGTTCGGACCCGGGGTACGTTCGCGCCGTGGACGGACTCGACTTCACGATCGGCAAAGGGGAAATCTACTGCCTGGTCGGAGAGAGTGGTTGCGGCAAGACGACCACGGGGAAGGGGATCCTACAGCTCGTCCCGCCGACCCATGGCGACGTCTTCCTGAACCCGAGCACGCGCGAACTCGCGGCCTTCGAGGCAGCCAAGAGGAAGAGGGATGAGCCCACCCTTGAGCGGATCCGGCGTCGACGTTCCCTGACCTACAAGGAGTCCGTCCACCCGCGGCCCCTGGACTACCTGCGTCTTCTCGCGCTCCTGGCTCTGGGCGGCGTCGTGGGCATCTTTGGCGCCACGGGCGTCGTCACCGCGTTGCACCTCTCCGGCCTCGACGCCGCCGCCTCATTCGCCTACATCTTCGTCGGCGTGGGCATCGCGTTCCTGGGCACCTATCCCGTGGTGAGCGTGGGACGACGCGTACCCTACGTGCTCGCTCTCGCCGCGCTTGTCGCGACCAGCATCGCCCAGGTTATCGCGCTGGCTCTCGCACAGGCACAAGCGGGGTTGCCGAGCGATCTGGGTTCGAGCCTGGCCGCGTACTCGGCGTACATGCAGGAGAATTCCCTGTTCGTAGCCCTCGTCCAGATGGGTTTCGCGGCGGTCGCAGCGTGGTCGTTCGCGGGCATGTTCAGCACGTTGTGGGGCGGTTCGCTCGGGACCGAGACGGATCGCCTCCGCCGACTGCGGACACGCCTGCAGATCATCTTCCAGGACCCCTATGAGTCTCTGAATCCGCGGCACACCGTGTTCGACATTGTCGCGGAGCCGCTTCTGGTGAACCGCGTCACGCGGAGCCGCGCCGAGACGGAGGCCCGCGTCGAGGCGGCCCTCCAGGATGCGGGCCTGCGCCCCCCCAAGGAATACCTCCTTCGGCACCCTCACGAGCTCTCCGGCGGTCAGCGGCAACGCGTGGGGATCGCGGGCGCGCTCGTGCTGGAGCCCGAGTTCCTCGTCGCGGACGAGCCCGTCTCCATGCTCGACGTGTCCATTCGGACGGAAATCATCGAGCTGCTCCTCGAGCTTCGCGAGAAACGAGGGCTCACCTACCTGTTCATCACCCACGACCTCTCCTTGGCCTACGTCCTGGCCGACCGGATCGCGGTCATGTACCTCGGCCTGATCGTGGAGGAAGGGCCCACGGAGGAGCTCATCTCGCACCCCCGCCACCCCTACACGAAGGCACTCATCTCCGTCGTCCCGATTCCCGATCCCGACCAGAAGCGGGAGCGGATCATCCTCAAGGGGGAGCGGCCCGACCCCTCCGACATCCCCACAGGCTGCCGCTTCCATCCCCGGTGCCCCGTGGCCTTCGAACGCTGCGGATGGACCGCGGAGGAAGTCCTCGAGGGCCTGCGAGGCGCGGCGGGCGCGGACGGGCTCCGGCACCTCGAGACGGCGGCCCCCCAGGGACCGACCACGATTCTCGTGTCGAGCGCGACCGAGGCCTTCAAACCGTGGTTCCGCGATCTCATCGCCTCGAGGTCCGACGAGTATCGTGCCCTCAAGGCGATCGTCTCGATCGAACGGACGGGCTCGGGCGCCAAGATCGAGCTCCATCCGTTCGACGAACCCCGCCTGAAGCGCGCTGCGCCGAACGTGCTGGTCTCGTGCCATCTGTTTCCCGAGGATTTCGCCGCTCCCTCCGGGGTTGGCCCGCGAGCGCAGCCGGTTCCCGGGTCCCCGTTCCCCGCAGCGAGCACGGAGAACGGGTGATGCGACGTGCGCGCGCGACTGAGCGTCCTCTCCCAAGATGAGATTGAGACGATCCACGCCGCGACTCTGGAGGTGCTGGCACGGGTGGGCGTCAGTGTGCGGGAACCACGCGCCCTGCGGCTGCTTACGTCTTCGGGCGCGGGACGGGAGCCTGGGACGGACCGCGTGCGGATTCCCGAAACGCTCGTCATGGAGGCCGTTCGGGGTCTGCCAAAGCGATGGACGTGGCATGCTCGCGACCCGTCGAAGACATTCACGGTCGGGGATGGCAGCCGCACACGGCTGGGCCCAGGATCCTCGTGCACCAAGCTCGTCGACTACAAGACGGGACGCCCCCGCGTGCCTACGGAAAGGGACGGCGATGACCTCGTCCG
This genomic interval from Thermoplasmata archaeon contains the following:
- a CDS encoding ABC transporter ATP-binding protein, producing the protein MALLEVKNLKVHFTTPDGDVRAVDGVNFDLNEGESLGLAGESGCGKTTAALSIMRLLPKNGRIVSGSINYQGYDLTTLSQPQLRSVRWHHISIIFQGAMNALNPVQRVGKQIAEPIKLHEHVDDEVADKRVGELLELVGIHKDRATEYPHEFSGGMRQRVMIAMALACNPKIVIADEPVTALDVMIQAQILELLERLKRELGLSMILISHDLSVMAETCDKMAIMYAGKIVETGGVRDVFKDSRHPYTKDLIAAFPDIKGSRVLPAYIPGDIPSLIHPPTGCHFHPRCKFAWELCAEKEPELLPVSDGHCAACHLNTKERPA